The Telopea speciosissima isolate NSW1024214 ecotype Mountain lineage chromosome 11, Tspe_v1, whole genome shotgun sequence genome includes the window AACCCAAGGAATTAAAAACCAATACCCCCTAGATATAAACCAGTTTTGGACCCAGCTTGCATTAAAAAACACCCTTCAAAAGAATAAAGGAAACCAATCCTACCGACTTCATTAACGACACAAGACTAAAACTTTAATTAAATATCTCTCATACCAGAACCAGAATCAAACTAAAATTGTCTCCCCCATGGAATATTGGCTTTTCTAAAACTGATAAAGAGGAACAAtatggagaaaaagaaacacCAGTAGAATCAGTTAttagaaaaggagtacaattaCTTATTAGAAGACGGGGTATAATCTAAGAGGGGAGCtagaaagcaagaaaaaaaaaagtttgatggGGCTTGTCCCTAAATTGCAAAGTGATCGCCATGCTATTGTTTGCCTACAGCCATGCCTCAACAATATGGGCATAAAGTCATGACCAATGGGTGAAATGAATCATATTGCCATTCAGTTATAGGCAATCAGAGGGTACAATAAGTTCAAAATCACCTCAAGAACTATGTGTCTAATGTTTGCTGTTGTGCATAGTAGATGACTAGacaacccaaggtgttggaggtgCACTTAGGCACTTAGGCAACATGGCGCCAGCTTAGGCATCGCCCAGGCACCCTAGGCATGCagtatatgtaatatagcaatgataattgtatataattatgcttatatacaacaaagccatatcaatgcagtATGATATAactatgctagtaatgacctaatatgagaaaaccaataTATAATAAACTAaacataggatataatataagcatattcatcaaaaaaataaaactacaaacataaatcaacgtaaACTCGTGAAGTTTCAAAAAACTGGTATGATATAAGGCGTGTTGTCATATGGACAAAAGGCGGCACCTAGGCATCCAAGGCAATCGTCTTTCTTTGCATCAAACAAGGTGTGCTGGTGCCTTGGACCCAAGGAGGCATCTAGACACCTAGGTGCGCCTTGACAAGTATGCTGCTGTGTGAGACGATAAAGTTGGCAAGCAGCATTACTTCAGCTACAACAGTACAACCACTAAGTTGCAGCCTATGTGGAAAGAAAATGGAGAATGGAACCACCCCCAATTAAGAATTAAGACACCCATGGGATACAGCAAGAGCACCACTATGGCCAGGTTACCCTTAAGAGGGTCCACCTCGGTTAACCTTTATATAAGGCATGTTttcacatgcatgaatggcagaATTTTAAAAAGTGAATATAATTCAAGAGAGGGAATAAGTAGATTGATGGTGGTAAGAGAGGCCCAAGCAGATGACTGCATGGGGTAAGAGAAACAGATCTCGTATAGAGCTCAGTTATAAGTAAACCAAAGTTACTATAAGATGAAGATCGGAACAGATGCCAGTTGAGATCCTGTGAACCTGTTAGAGGCCCCTACAAACCACTTAGTCCATAACAAGCTCGCAGACCAAATGAAGGAATGGCCCCTCTTATGAAACCAAGTCTGCTAGTAAATGACAACCAGATAATTCTATAATTAGCAGATACTGTTTTGGTTCTATTTCTACTTCCCTTTAGTCGGCATACCTATGTTTAGTTTCTCCTTTTGTGTAGTTTTTCGTGTTAAAATATAAAAGTTTGAATAGGTGTAAAGTTACTCCTTATGGCGGACAAACAGATTAAACCGATTCAAAGAACAATTTCCCCTTCCAATATACTCTTCCATCCACTTGGATGTAAAATGTTGTGAAGCAATGTAAagttaaaacaaaattttaaaaaaaaaaaatgggaatatTTCTAATCATTACCAACAATAGTAAAGTAATTTAACAACTTACTGAATACAGTTATTAAATTCTCTTCCCTTTCAGCCAAATAACTTAGATTTTAGTAGCAAAGCATTTATGAAAATGCAGAATTCTACTTCACTTTACAACTACTATCTGAAATGTAGCTCTTCTCCTTCGTCACGCCATTAATCTTTACTCAAAATATTTCACATTGGCTTTCATAAAACATCAAAAATTAAGTAAAACAGTTAAAATCCAGTAAACCCACTTACAGTAAAACCCAGTTTCCGTCAAGCATAGACGGTGCCGTCACCGGAGCCAAAGTCGGATTCGAAACTTCTAGCTGATTCACCAACTCCAGCACCTCAGCCCTAACTTCAGCTGATGCTCGAAACCCCAATTCAGTCCCATAAACCGTATCAACCAAAGCCTTTTTCAAGTCATCAAGCTTATCATACACCGCATCACTAGTCGGACTTCCATTTCCATACATATAATCCTtggcttcctcttctttccACTCGTCCTCATTATCTTTCGGAGGATCAGCATCCGAGAACTTCGTGTATGAAGCCTCTGGTTCAGGTTCGGGTTCGGCTTTCTCTCCCCATTCATCGGTGATAGCAACTGCCGATCCATCGTCGTCTACAGAATCTTCGGAAGATTTAGCAGCGGATTTTTCGTCAGAATCTTCATTTTGCTGCGGTTTATTGATCGGAATTCGAGCAGAGAACGAATCTGGTTCGCTGTCATCACGAGAATACGAAGAGTAGATGCGAAAAGATGAGAATTTAGAGTTTGTTGAATGAtcggagaaggagagagaagggtttACGGATCGAAGCGAGAAGAGGTTAATGGGTTTAGATCTTTTGAAGCAGAGTAAGGGTTGTGAGGTCAGAAGCAGAGCCATTTTTGTCTCTGCGGCCTGTGAAAGAGAGATTATTTTGCTAATGGGTACCCTACCCTTCACATTCTGATCTAATCGTGCAGTGGATTTTATAAACTTACTGCCGCCTCTCACGACAAAATTTAAATCTCCGAAAAATTAGAGCCCAATATATTATTTGGGctcacatcgggtgtgtgagtgtggtgtgttgtgtatatccgtcattcTACGATCCTAAAAGCCAGTTAATCTATTGAGATTGGTgtatggtttgtgtgattatattttcataaaaaaaaaaatgggaatcaGTTTTCAGTatgagagtgtggcctatgccaacactcccatgtgtctatctctctcctccttaaaacaagggggcagaggtgtcttttcacatagggaggagagagatagactcatgggagtgctggcgtaggccacatacccgaacagagaactttttcccaaaaaatatatatcggaagcagttttctgtatgggagtgtggctgacgccaacactcccatgtgtctatctctctcctcattaaaacaagtgggcagaggtgtcttttcacatggggaggagagagatagactcatgggagtgctggcataggccacactcccagacagagaactttttcccaatatatatataatatttggGAATTCTATCTTAGTGGCAAAATGTCCAAAGTTCAATGCAATGCCTTACTTCAAAGAGTAACTATGCCTCTCTATTATatgttttgttttcaatttccaATAAACATTCATAATGACTTGGATTCTAAGAGTCACTAAATTTTTTTAGTCAAGAGAATCTAATTTGTTCTTCACGATTAGTTGGAAAAATATATGTCAACCTAAATGAAATTAATGTATCATTTTGCAAGCTCTTGTAGCCAAGAAAGGCTAGGAGTTATTAAACCCTTCGATTGTGTTTGGTTGGAGGTTTCTTCGGAGACGGATTTGACAGGatctagattttttatttttttttgtgtttggtttcTCGGAACCCGGTTCCATGGTGGATTCTAAGGGTATGTATGGtaaccttccaaaaaaaatggattctggtgtttttcctGATTCtgggggcagaattgaaacAGATTATGTATGAGTTGTCCGGTccatttttgtgatttttttaaaCGAACCGGGTGATAAAATGGATTTTGGcagggttttgagaaacaccaaaatggtgTTTCTCATATTGTAGAATCGATTCTAccaatttttttggtgaaatgcGTTGTGCTTAAGTTacgagtaagggtgtcaatttgggactggAACCGGGAACCATTCCAATACCGTCCCGCTACATCCCGGTAccggaccgtcccattagtaaatggagcggtactggtatctgattttggtaccaaaTGATAAATGGGACAGGACGGTTttgggacgggattcccaatagtaccagtaccgaaataccaattaggtatcGGATGGTACCGAAACTGCTAGTACCGTCTAAAAATAAAGAGTATATAAGaacctttttaaaaaaagaaaaagaaagagagggtataagaattacgactcattagggtttcagtaattgccttttgaatacgaagaggaacaacaggtcaacagTCGTAGCTTAAAGTCTCTCCTCACATAACCTGCTATAGTGCTACTCCCTCTTCCCTCAATCAACTACATCTActaggttcttcctttttgcactttGTACTTTGTACCATACTTCCATGTGACACGTGCGATAAATAGAGTTTTATTTGGGataatcaaagaggaaacacaacaGGATTCTTCCATTTcgtaggacttctctagatttaaaaaaatgagaaacttattacatgtgatcttagagagtttgaagaagtaaaactatgatttcataatttaagttgttttataaaaaacagtagacaacttagatttcatgatagtgaaaaaactCTATAACACTAATAAATCCGctttgttagaaacaattaaacttctctttttttctatagtgcctagaaccgtttaagaaccggtaccgtcctgtcccgctagtaatcgagactgggatctaggtttggtcccgttaactaaatgggacggtactgggattggcacttttgaTACCGGTACTGGTACTGTCCCGTCCCAAATActgggaaccgtcccaattgacacccttagttacGAGGGGCATTTGATGGAATTTAccatcaaaacaca containing:
- the LOC122645814 gene encoding plastid lipid-associated protein 3, chloroplastic; this translates as MALLLTSQPLLCFKRSKPINLFSLRSVNPSLSFSDHSTNSKFSSFRIYSSYSRDDSEPDSFSARIPINKPQQNEDSDEKSAAKSSEDSVDDDGSAVAITDEWGEKAEPEPEPEASYTKFSDADPPKDNEDEWKEEEAKDYMYGNGSPTSDAVYDKLDDLKKALVDTVYGTELGFRASAEVRAEVLELVNQLEVSNPTLAPVTAPSMLDGNWVLLYTAFSELLPLLAAGATPLLKVKRICQKIDMQNLTIDNSVTFSSPFATFSFSAGATFEVRSPSRIQVQFKEGTFQPPEIKPNVDLPGDVEVFGQKINLAPLQQSLTPVQEAVASISSAISGQPPLKVPIPGERSSSWLLITYLDDDLRISRGDGGLFVLAKEGSSLLYQ